The window ACAGGGATAGCCTTATAATAAAACAAGCCCAACAAGTCGCAGCACCCGACGGCTAGTAGCTGACTGGTCAGGGTTTGGTCGCTGTTCATCAGAATTGAAACTTTAACATTAGCATCAGCGGTTACATCGCCGCCGGTGTGCTTTACGTTCGACAAAAAAGGACAATATAATTCGTGAAACTAGGCATAAGTTATGCTTCAATTATAATCGTTATGAAAACAACACGCACACTGGCTACCCTTGCAGCCACTCTAATCACATTCGGATCGTTCGCTGGGGGAGCGAATGCTGCAATAGCTATCACATCTACTCCCGTTGCGACCGGAGGACAGGCCTATTTCAGCGATGGTGGATCTAGTAGCGGCGCTGATTATTTTGGCGTAGTTGATAATACGGGCACTATGATCGCTGGTTCATTTTTCAGTCCTTCTGATACAACACCTCCTTCTGGGTCGATTGCTGGGCGCGATCACGATGATGGAAACAACCGCCCTGGAACTCGCACAGCGGAGTGGCAGCTTAACATTGGAAGTATTTCGGGTGCGAGTGCGCCATTCACCAATATTTTCTTCAGCGGGAGCATCGCTGCGGGCCCCAATGGTTGGGATAACGATCCAGGTGGTTCAACTGATTTTGTGATGTTTGAGTTGTTGCTGGATGGTGTGGTTGTGGCATCTGAAACACAGGGTTTTCGTTCAACCGCGCCTTTGGGTGGTTTTGCGGGTAACCTTGCCTTGGATACAAACGGTGATGGTGTAGGTGACGGTGCTGTTGTAGGCAGTGAGGTTGCCCAAAATTTCTCCCTAACAGGCACGACTGCTAACTCGACAGTGGTTTTGAGAATGACCGCGCACTCTGATGCTAGCGGAGCCGAATTTTGGGCGAATGGTACCCTCACGGCAGACGTTGCTATAGTGCCAGAGCCTTCAGTATCTTTTTTGATTGGGGCTGGCGCATTAGGTTTTCTGGCACGGCGGAAAAGAACCAACTAAGTCGAACAAGTCGTTGCACCCGACGGCTAGTAGCTGCCGAGTCAGGTTTTGCTACTGTGCTTTAAGAATTGAAACTTTAATTCTTTCATCAGCGGTTACGTCGCCGCCGGTGAACTTTACGTTCGGTAAAAAATATGTCTGCAAAATCAGAAGACGAAGTGATCCTCAAGCTTTTGCTTAAAGGTCAAAGTGAGCAGGATATTCTAGCTTACCTGAAGAAGCATGGAATGGTTGATGACATTAGTATTTACCGAGTTCGAGATAAGGTTCTTGAGATGAAGGCCGCCCAAGCATTTCTACCAAGCAAGCCCCCCAAAAAGAGAATTCGATCTTTTGCGCTTTTACTTATCATTATAGGGGCTTCTGTTGCATATTACTTTAAGGATCTTCCATATAATCCACCAATGAAGGGACACCCAGCAGCAGC of the Oceaniferula marina genome contains:
- a CDS encoding PEP-CTERM sorting domain-containing protein, which gives rise to MKTTRTLATLAATLITFGSFAGGANAAIAITSTPVATGGQAYFSDGGSSSGADYFGVVDNTGTMIAGSFFSPSDTTPPSGSIAGRDHDDGNNRPGTRTAEWQLNIGSISGASAPFTNIFFSGSIAAGPNGWDNDPGGSTDFVMFELLLDGVVVASETQGFRSTAPLGGFAGNLALDTNGDGVGDGAVVGSEVAQNFSLTGTTANSTVVLRMTAHSDASGAEFWANGTLTADVAIVPEPSVSFLIGAGALGFLARRKRTN